A part of Microbacterium terregens genomic DNA contains:
- a CDS encoding general stress protein: MSINGGRIPQSLEDIGQSIASFPTYEAAQKAVSTLIAADIPARDIAIVGQDLRSVERVTGRLGYATAARSGAINGVLLGLLFSAILVIGTPAVPIQAFVGVLFVGIAIGMLFSIITYSFVRRRRDFASVMQVIAEHYEVTVAAASMQRARQVLGGQTAPQPRTPAASADPTPPAGPLPAAPTADAGAEPPRYGERVAPAADDSAEPIPTSPPESGSDAPAGSDVSASEREDPPAEDGGAHSPSPR, translated from the coding sequence GTGAGCATCAACGGCGGGAGGATCCCGCAGAGCCTCGAAGACATCGGGCAGAGCATCGCGAGCTTCCCGACGTACGAGGCGGCGCAGAAGGCGGTCTCCACGTTGATCGCCGCCGACATACCGGCGCGTGACATCGCGATCGTGGGGCAGGACCTGCGCTCCGTCGAGCGGGTGACCGGTCGTCTGGGCTATGCGACCGCGGCACGCTCCGGTGCGATCAACGGCGTGCTCCTGGGCCTGCTGTTCTCTGCGATCCTCGTGATCGGCACCCCGGCGGTCCCGATCCAGGCGTTCGTCGGAGTGCTCTTCGTCGGCATCGCGATCGGGATGCTCTTCAGCATCATCACGTATTCGTTCGTGCGCCGCCGGCGCGATTTCGCGTCGGTCATGCAGGTCATCGCCGAGCACTACGAGGTGACGGTCGCCGCCGCCAGCATGCAGCGGGCGCGGCAGGTGCTGGGCGGGCAGACAGCTCCACAGCCACGCACTCCCGCCGCATCGGCAGACCCGACTCCGCCCGCCGGACCGTTGCCCGCTGCGCCGACGGCGGATGCCGGTGCCGAGCCCCCGCGCTACGGCGAGCGGGTCGCGCCGGCCGCCGACGACTCCGCGGAACCGATCCCGACGTCTCCGCCCGAGAGCGGGTCCGACGCCCCGGCGGGATCCGACGTCTCCGCGTCCGAGCGCGAAGACCCGCCCGCCGAAGACGGTGGGGCGCACTCGCCGTCTCCGCGATGA
- a CDS encoding magnesium transporter MgtE N-terminal domain-containing protein, which yields MSMQRVFVARLSGCSVFDPAGDRLGKVRDVVVIYRKDDPPRVVGLVVEIPGRRHVFVSIGRVTSIATGQVITTGLINVRRFQQRGGEVRVMSELLGRRVTLTDGSGTAVIEDVAIERNRLDEWDVGQLFLRRPRTSASPFAKGPTTFATWNEVREGNSGEAQSAEQLVASFADLKPADLANTLLDLPNERMLEVAEELSDERLADALEEMPEDDQVHILERLGDERAADILDAMEPDDAADLLGQLPDARSEQLLDLMEPEEAEDVRALLQYGPDTAGGLMTSEPIVLSADATVAEALALIRRHELHPALAAAVFVTLPPYETPTGRLLGTVHFQRMLRYPPHERLGAIIDDTLDPVPATASAAEVARMLASYDLVSLPVVDKARRLVGAITVDDVLDYLLPDDWRSSGGDDEQHARASAGTIAAAPPPASTRGAGRRR from the coding sequence GTGAGCATGCAGAGGGTCTTCGTGGCGCGCCTTTCGGGGTGCTCCGTCTTCGACCCCGCGGGCGACCGGCTGGGCAAGGTACGCGACGTCGTCGTCATCTACCGCAAGGACGACCCGCCGCGCGTTGTGGGCCTGGTCGTGGAGATCCCCGGCCGCCGCCACGTGTTCGTCTCGATCGGCAGGGTGACCTCCATCGCGACCGGCCAGGTCATCACGACCGGCCTCATCAACGTGCGCCGGTTCCAGCAGCGCGGCGGCGAGGTGCGTGTCATGTCCGAACTGCTCGGCCGACGCGTGACGCTCACCGACGGCAGCGGGACGGCGGTCATCGAGGACGTGGCGATCGAGCGCAACCGTCTCGACGAGTGGGACGTCGGCCAGCTGTTCCTGCGGCGCCCCCGCACGAGCGCCTCACCGTTCGCCAAGGGTCCGACGACGTTCGCGACGTGGAACGAGGTGCGGGAGGGCAACTCCGGCGAGGCGCAGTCCGCCGAGCAGCTCGTTGCCTCGTTCGCCGACCTCAAGCCCGCGGACCTGGCCAACACGCTGCTCGACCTCCCCAACGAGCGCATGCTCGAGGTTGCCGAAGAGCTCTCCGACGAGCGGCTCGCCGACGCCCTGGAGGAGATGCCTGAGGACGACCAGGTGCACATTCTCGAGCGGCTCGGCGACGAGCGCGCGGCTGACATCCTCGACGCGATGGAACCCGACGACGCGGCCGACCTGCTCGGTCAGCTTCCCGATGCCCGGTCCGAGCAGCTTCTGGATCTGATGGAGCCCGAAGAGGCTGAGGACGTCCGCGCGCTGCTGCAGTACGGGCCCGACACGGCCGGCGGGCTCATGACGAGCGAACCGATCGTGCTCTCTGCCGATGCGACCGTCGCCGAGGCCCTGGCGCTCATCCGCCGGCACGAGCTGCACCCGGCGCTCGCCGCCGCCGTCTTCGTCACCCTTCCCCCGTACGAGACGCCCACCGGCCGGCTGCTGGGAACCGTGCACTTCCAGCGCATGCTGCGCTACCCGCCGCACGAGCGCCTGGGCGCGATCATCGACGACACCCTGGATCCGGTGCCGGCGACGGCGTCCGCCGCAGAAGTTGCGCGGATGCTCGCCAGCTACGACCTTGTGTCGCTGCCCGTGGTGGACAAGGCGCGGCGCCTGGTCGGCGCGATCACCGTCGACGACGTGCTGGACTACCTGCTGCCCGACGACTGGCGGTCCTCCGGCGGTGACGACGAGCAGCACGCGCGGGCGTCCGCGGGAACGATCGCGGCCGCACCGCCTCCGGCCAGCACCAGGGGCGCGGGGAGGCGGCGCTGA
- a CDS encoding alpha/beta family hydrolase, translating into MTADETETRFDVPLPSGPIEVDAAYGRPDDAWATIAIAHGAGAGYAHPFLVGFARAMRAEGVATLRFNFPYIQLGRRMPGPAAHAVLTWTAAIARAEEHAEGSPVWASGKSYGGRMASMAAAEGVIDPAGLIYLGYPLHPPGDPSKARVAHLPSIVPPQLFVEGTNDPFIDPRSQLEDAVASCRSASIAWIDGGGHSFEVKGRKRPADEVGAGLAALAAAWMRGVLPR; encoded by the coding sequence ATGACAGCGGACGAGACCGAGACGCGCTTCGACGTCCCGCTTCCGTCCGGCCCGATCGAGGTCGACGCCGCCTACGGCCGTCCGGACGACGCATGGGCGACGATCGCGATCGCGCACGGCGCAGGCGCCGGGTATGCGCATCCCTTCCTCGTCGGCTTCGCCCGCGCCATGCGGGCGGAGGGCGTCGCGACCCTGCGGTTCAACTTCCCGTACATCCAGCTCGGACGACGGATGCCGGGACCGGCGGCGCACGCGGTCCTCACGTGGACGGCGGCGATCGCCCGCGCCGAGGAGCATGCGGAGGGCAGCCCGGTCTGGGCCTCGGGCAAGTCGTATGGCGGACGCATGGCCTCGATGGCCGCGGCGGAGGGGGTCATCGATCCGGCCGGGCTCATCTATCTGGGTTATCCGCTGCATCCCCCCGGCGATCCCTCGAAAGCGCGCGTCGCCCACCTGCCGTCCATCGTGCCGCCGCAGCTGTTCGTGGAGGGCACGAACGACCCGTTCATCGACCCGCGCTCGCAGCTCGAAGACGCCGTGGCATCGTGCCGGAGCGCATCGATCGCGTGGATCGACGGCGGCGGCCACTCGTTCGAGGTGAAGGGCCGCAAGCGCCCGGCCGACGAGGTCGGCGCCGGCCTGGCCGCACTGGCCGCGGCGTGGATGCGCGGCGTGCTCCCGCGATGA
- a CDS encoding Sec-independent protein translocase TatB, translating to MFFGLTIEKLLLIGVVAGLLIGPERLPRYVESLTRFVKRAKEYVTTAKTRMKDEMGADFDDVDWRTLDPRQYDPRRIIREALLDDAPVPTVRAASAAAAVTSPAPFTTSRPASAPFSNEEPPPFDSEAT from the coding sequence ATGTTCTTCGGACTCACGATCGAGAAGCTTCTGCTGATCGGTGTGGTCGCGGGGCTGCTCATCGGACCAGAGCGGCTGCCGCGCTATGTGGAGAGCCTGACGCGGTTCGTCAAGCGTGCCAAGGAGTACGTCACGACCGCCAAGACCCGCATGAAGGACGAGATGGGGGCGGACTTCGACGACGTCGATTGGCGCACGCTCGACCCCCGCCAGTACGATCCCCGCCGGATCATCCGCGAGGCCCTGCTGGATGACGCGCCCGTTCCGACGGTGCGCGCCGCGAGCGCGGCGGCCGCCGTCACGTCTCCGGCCCCGTTCACGACGTCCAGGCCGGCGAGCGCACCGTTCAGCAATGAGGAGCCGCCGCCCTTCGACAGCGAAGCGACCTGA
- a CDS encoding DUF1003 domain-containing protein — translation MARFRQSSLDAPRGRSGMLSRNPQPSRDRFGRFSEAFARGMGTSGFLIGMTVFVTVWLMWNSLAPVDLQFDPRATNFTLLTLILSLQASYAAPLILLAQNRQDDRDRVQIEQDRQRAERNLADTEYLAREVVALRMVVTDVSEDVVTRDVLRAELKVLLEQLDDRGATAPRGGAER, via the coding sequence ATGGCGCGTTTCCGGCAGTCCTCGCTGGACGCCCCCCGCGGTCGTTCGGGCATGCTGAGCCGCAACCCTCAGCCCTCTCGCGACCGATTCGGGCGGTTCTCCGAGGCGTTCGCCCGCGGGATGGGAACCTCCGGGTTCCTCATCGGCATGACCGTCTTCGTCACCGTGTGGCTGATGTGGAACTCCCTGGCGCCGGTTGATCTGCAGTTCGACCCGAGGGCGACGAACTTCACGCTGCTGACCCTGATCCTCTCGCTGCAGGCCTCCTACGCCGCCCCGCTCATCCTGCTCGCGCAGAACCGGCAGGACGACCGGGACCGCGTCCAGATCGAGCAGGACCGCCAGCGCGCCGAGCGCAACCTTGCTGACACGGAGTACCTCGCCCGCGAGGTCGTGGCGCTGCGCATGGTCGTGACCGACGTCTCCGAGGACGTGGTGACCAGGGACGTGCTGCGCGCCGAGTTGAAGGTGCTGTTGGAGCAGCTCGACGATCGCGGAGCGACAGCGCCCAGGGGCGGCGCCGAGCGGTGA
- a CDS encoding gamma-glutamyltransferase family protein, whose translation MTFTPPPVFTTRPTLTGTFGMTASTHWLATASAQAILERGGNAFDAAVAGGFVLHVVEPHLNGPGGDLVGIFATAADPATPVVLMGQGPAPAGATIEHYRGLGLELVPGAGGLAAAVPGSVDAWLTLLRDHGTWELGDILASAIGYAREGHPLLAQASATIGRVAGLFREHWPSSAELWMPEGRVPAPGTLVRNPAYADVLQSLVAAGRGIRDEGPVGRIARIDAALREWRSGRVAQAAAAFLATPHRHSDGRDHRGVIEASDFADFEAGYDTPVTIEFRGHNIAKAGAWTQGPALLQTLRILDGHDEIDPSTEAGAHVVLEALKLALADRDAYYGDGDVPLDVLLSEEYATARRAQIGDSASQDWRPGSVPGRSPFRPRLRSAGADAASGLGEPTIDRSGRTRGDTCHIDVVDRWGNMIAVTPSGGWLQSSPTIPDLGFCLGTRLQMMWLDASSPAALRPGARPRTTLTPTLVLRDGQPVMALGTPGGDQQEQWQVPVLLRMLVGGYSAQQAIDAPSLHTTALVDSFWPRGWTPAGVFVEDRLGESVITGLERRGHSVTRAGDWSLGRVSAVGRDAGTGLVWAAANPRGMQGYAAGR comes from the coding sequence GTGACGTTCACACCGCCCCCGGTCTTCACCACGCGCCCGACACTGACGGGCACGTTCGGGATGACGGCATCCACCCATTGGCTGGCCACCGCGAGCGCGCAGGCCATCCTGGAACGCGGCGGCAACGCCTTCGATGCCGCCGTCGCGGGCGGCTTCGTCCTGCATGTCGTGGAGCCGCACCTGAACGGGCCGGGCGGAGACCTCGTGGGGATCTTCGCGACGGCGGCCGACCCGGCCACGCCCGTCGTGCTGATGGGCCAGGGCCCCGCGCCGGCGGGTGCCACCATCGAGCACTACCGGGGCCTGGGCCTGGAACTCGTGCCCGGTGCCGGAGGTCTGGCCGCCGCCGTACCCGGATCGGTGGACGCGTGGCTCACCCTGCTGCGCGACCACGGCACGTGGGAGCTCGGTGACATCCTCGCTTCCGCGATCGGATACGCCCGCGAGGGGCATCCGCTGCTGGCCCAGGCGAGCGCGACCATCGGCCGCGTCGCCGGCCTCTTCCGCGAGCACTGGCCGTCGTCGGCGGAACTGTGGATGCCCGAGGGCCGGGTCCCCGCGCCGGGGACTCTCGTGCGCAACCCCGCCTACGCCGACGTCCTCCAGTCGCTCGTCGCGGCCGGTCGCGGCATCCGCGATGAGGGGCCGGTCGGTCGGATCGCCCGGATCGACGCGGCCCTGCGGGAATGGCGGAGCGGGCGCGTCGCACAGGCAGCCGCCGCGTTCCTTGCGACCCCGCACCGGCATTCGGACGGCCGCGACCATCGCGGCGTGATCGAGGCGAGCGATTTCGCGGACTTCGAAGCGGGATACGACACACCGGTCACGATCGAGTTCCGCGGTCACAACATCGCCAAGGCGGGGGCCTGGACCCAGGGACCCGCCCTGCTGCAGACGCTGCGGATCCTCGACGGGCACGATGAGATCGACCCGTCGACGGAGGCGGGCGCGCACGTCGTGCTGGAGGCGCTCAAGCTCGCCCTCGCCGATCGGGACGCGTATTACGGTGACGGCGATGTGCCGCTGGACGTGCTCCTGTCGGAGGAGTACGCGACCGCCCGCCGCGCGCAGATCGGTGACAGCGCGTCGCAGGACTGGCGGCCCGGCAGCGTACCCGGACGCTCACCGTTCCGCCCCCGTCTGCGCAGCGCCGGAGCCGACGCTGCCAGCGGTCTCGGCGAGCCGACGATCGACCGCTCGGGCCGGACACGCGGGGATACGTGTCACATCGATGTCGTGGACCGCTGGGGCAACATGATCGCCGTCACACCGTCCGGCGGATGGCTGCAGTCCTCACCGACGATCCCCGACCTCGGCTTCTGCCTCGGCACGCGTCTGCAGATGATGTGGCTGGATGCCTCCTCCCCCGCCGCCCTGCGTCCCGGGGCGCGGCCGCGCACTACGCTCACGCCGACCCTGGTTCTGAGGGACGGTCAGCCGGTCATGGCGCTCGGGACGCCCGGCGGTGACCAGCAGGAGCAGTGGCAGGTGCCCGTGCTGCTGCGGATGCTCGTGGGCGGGTACTCCGCCCAGCAGGCGATCGATGCGCCGTCTCTGCACACCACCGCCCTGGTGGACTCCTTCTGGCCGCGCGGCTGGACCCCCGCCGGCGTTTTCGTGGAGGATCGCCTCGGCGAGTCGGTCATCACCGGGCTGGAACGGCGCGGACACTCAGTGACGCGCGCCGGCGACTGGTCTCTCGGGCGCGTGTCGGCCGTGGGACGGGATGCCGGTACCGGACTGGTCTGGGCAGCGGCGAACCCGCGGGGTATGCAGGGCTACGCTGCCGGTCGGTGA
- a CDS encoding O-methyltransferase: MGEQDANYRFADEATIEPEHITRARAHALELGAAPVSAAVGAQCAVLAAASQALNIVEIGTGAGVSGLWLLYGSPRATLTTIDSEPEHLGAARQAFSEAKIPPARARFITGRAAEVLPRMNEASYDIVLVDADPEGVIEYVEHGLRLVRAGGTVLVPRVLRNGAVSDPVRRDAVTAAYRSLISETQASPAVIGALSIVGEGLLQLTTRPAG, from the coding sequence ATGGGCGAGCAGGACGCGAACTACCGCTTCGCCGATGAGGCGACGATCGAACCGGAGCACATCACGCGCGCCCGCGCGCATGCTCTCGAGCTCGGTGCCGCGCCCGTCAGCGCCGCCGTGGGTGCCCAGTGCGCAGTGCTGGCCGCCGCGTCGCAGGCACTGAACATCGTCGAGATCGGCACCGGAGCCGGTGTGTCCGGCCTCTGGCTGCTCTACGGGTCGCCGCGGGCGACGCTGACCACGATCGACAGCGAGCCCGAACATCTGGGCGCGGCCCGACAGGCATTCAGCGAGGCGAAGATCCCGCCCGCCCGAGCGCGTTTCATCACGGGACGCGCCGCCGAGGTGCTCCCCCGGATGAACGAGGCCTCCTACGACATCGTCCTGGTCGACGCCGACCCCGAAGGCGTCATCGAGTACGTCGAGCACGGCCTCCGCCTGGTGCGCGCGGGCGGCACCGTCCTGGTCCCGCGCGTGCTGCGCAACGGTGCGGTCAGCGACCCCGTGCGCCGCGACGCGGTGACGGCCGCCTACCGCTCACTGATCTCCGAGACTCAGGCCTCGCCCGCCGTGATCGGCGCGCTGTCGATCGTCGGCGAGGGGCTCTTGCAGCTCACCACTCGACCGGCCGGATGA
- a CDS encoding Mrp/NBP35 family ATP-binding protein: protein MTTDEAVRRAVGAVLDPELRRPIAELGMLRDISVADGVASVGIVLTIVGCPAADRISADVRAAAASVTGVTDVSLEVGVMSPAERRDLTEQLRGGRPAREMPFGPGSLTRVLAVTSGKGGVGKSTVTANLAVALARRGLAVGLVDADVHGFSIPGLLGLVDADGNVPQPTRIDDLMLPPVAYGVKVISIGMFLRRAHGDAPVGAVAWRGPMLHRTVQQFLTDVYFGDLDILLLDMPPGTGDIAITVGQLLPNAEVIVVTTPQAAASDVAVRSGIVARQTGQRVTGVVENMSAMILPDGTTFELFGSGGGAAVVAALAEETAPVRLLGSIPLSPALRADGDAGTPVVVAHPADPAAVAIEALAQTIATEPRGLAGRSLPLRPS from the coding sequence GTGACGACAGACGAGGCTGTCCGGCGTGCGGTCGGCGCGGTTCTCGACCCGGAGCTGAGGCGCCCGATCGCCGAACTCGGCATGCTCCGCGACATCTCCGTCGCCGACGGCGTGGCTTCCGTGGGCATCGTCCTGACGATCGTCGGCTGCCCTGCCGCCGACCGGATCTCCGCGGACGTGCGCGCCGCCGCGGCATCCGTGACCGGTGTCACAGACGTCTCCCTCGAGGTCGGCGTGATGTCCCCCGCGGAGCGGCGTGATCTGACCGAGCAGCTGCGCGGTGGCCGTCCCGCCCGCGAGATGCCGTTCGGGCCGGGATCACTCACCCGCGTCCTGGCTGTGACCAGCGGCAAAGGCGGCGTAGGCAAGTCCACCGTCACGGCGAACCTCGCCGTCGCGCTCGCCCGCCGCGGCCTGGCCGTCGGCCTGGTGGATGCCGATGTCCACGGCTTCTCGATACCGGGCCTTCTCGGGCTCGTCGACGCGGACGGCAACGTGCCCCAGCCCACGCGCATCGACGATCTGATGCTTCCGCCGGTCGCCTACGGGGTGAAGGTCATCTCGATCGGGATGTTCCTGCGCCGCGCGCACGGCGACGCCCCGGTCGGCGCCGTGGCGTGGCGTGGCCCGATGCTCCACCGGACCGTGCAGCAATTCCTCACGGACGTCTACTTCGGCGATCTGGACATCCTCCTCCTGGACATGCCGCCCGGGACGGGCGACATCGCGATCACGGTCGGTCAGCTGCTTCCCAACGCCGAGGTCATCGTCGTGACGACGCCTCAGGCCGCGGCATCAGATGTGGCGGTCCGCAGCGGCATCGTGGCACGCCAGACCGGCCAGCGCGTCACCGGCGTCGTGGAGAACATGTCGGCGATGATCCTGCCCGACGGCACCACGTTCGAATTGTTCGGATCCGGCGGCGGTGCCGCCGTGGTCGCCGCGCTGGCCGAGGAGACCGCGCCGGTCCGGCTGCTCGGCTCGATCCCGCTCAGCCCCGCGCTGCGTGCGGACGGGGATGCCGGAACCCCCGTGGTGGTCGCGCATCCCGCCGATCCCGCCGCCGTCGCGATCGAAGCGCTGGCGCAGACGATCGCGACCGAACCCCGCGGCCTCGCCGGCCGGTCACTGCCACTGCGCCCGAGCTGA
- a CDS encoding DUF3117 domain-containing protein codes for MAAMKPRTGDGPMEAVKEGRLIIVRVPLEGGGRLVVSVNDAEAKELYEVLGGVVNVA; via the coding sequence ATGGCAGCCATGAAGCCGAGAACCGGAGACGGGCCAATGGAGGCCGTGAAGGAGGGTCGCCTGATCATCGTGCGCGTGCCGCTCGAAGGTGGGGGACGCCTCGTCGTCTCGGTGAACGACGCTGAGGCCAAGGAGCTCTACGAAGTGCTCGGCGGCGTTGTGAACGTCGCCTGA
- a CDS encoding aminopeptidase P family protein yields the protein MSTSGDSETTGTTELAPEAAPTGIPANSSVNRRQGFGQGFLDTISTGWADRPSTLPSAREQAPYAARRRDAVSAAFSGRRVVVPAGPYKVRSNDTDYPFRAHSAFAHLTGWAADSVPDSVLVFEPSGDSGHDVTLYFRERADRTTQEFYANPSIGEFWIGPRPALAGVAADLGLATAHIDSFESSEDDVVLDADADLTRFVSELRLHKDEYELAQLQLAVDVTAEGFDDIVANLPRIIDHPRGERIVEGVFHQRARSDGNGEGYDTIAASGPHACYLHWTRNDGQVAPGDLILIDAGVEVDSLYTADITRTIPVSGRFSEVHRRVYEAVREAADAAFAAAQPGAKFSDLNAAAWNVIAHRIEEWGFLPVSAAQSLDPETGHHHRRYMVHGTSHHLGIDVHDCAQARRELYAGGTLEPGMVFTIEPGLYFQIDDLTVPEEYRGIGVRIEDDIFLTPDGPVNLSAAIPRTADDVEAWVARLNP from the coding sequence ATGAGCACTTCAGGCGACAGTGAAACCACCGGCACCACCGAGCTCGCTCCCGAGGCGGCGCCGACCGGGATCCCCGCGAACAGTTCCGTGAACCGACGTCAGGGATTCGGCCAGGGGTTCCTCGACACGATCTCCACAGGATGGGCGGACCGGCCCTCGACCCTGCCGTCCGCGCGCGAGCAGGCGCCGTATGCCGCCCGGCGGCGCGATGCGGTCTCGGCCGCGTTCTCCGGCCGGCGCGTGGTCGTCCCGGCGGGTCCGTACAAGGTGCGCAGCAACGACACGGACTACCCCTTCCGCGCCCACTCCGCCTTCGCGCACCTGACCGGGTGGGCCGCGGACTCGGTACCGGACTCGGTACTCGTCTTCGAGCCGAGCGGTGACAGCGGTCACGACGTCACCCTCTATTTCCGGGAGCGCGCGGATCGCACGACGCAGGAGTTCTATGCGAATCCGTCGATCGGCGAGTTCTGGATCGGGCCGCGTCCGGCGCTGGCGGGAGTCGCTGCCGACCTCGGTCTGGCGACCGCGCACATCGACTCGTTCGAGTCGTCCGAGGACGACGTCGTGCTGGACGCCGATGCCGATCTCACCCGATTCGTCTCCGAGTTGCGGCTGCACAAGGACGAGTACGAACTCGCCCAGCTGCAGCTCGCGGTGGACGTCACCGCGGAGGGCTTCGATGACATCGTCGCGAACCTGCCGCGGATCATCGATCACCCCCGCGGTGAGCGCATCGTGGAGGGCGTGTTCCACCAGCGCGCGCGCAGCGACGGCAACGGGGAGGGGTACGACACCATCGCCGCCTCCGGCCCTCACGCCTGTTACCTGCACTGGACGCGCAACGACGGTCAGGTCGCCCCCGGCGACCTGATCCTGATCGACGCGGGCGTCGAGGTCGACAGCCTGTACACCGCCGACATCACCCGCACGATCCCGGTCAGCGGCCGGTTCAGCGAGGTACATCGGCGCGTGTACGAGGCGGTCCGCGAGGCAGCGGATGCCGCCTTCGCGGCCGCGCAGCCCGGCGCGAAGTTCAGCGACCTCAATGCGGCCGCATGGAACGTCATCGCGCACCGTATCGAGGAGTGGGGATTCCTGCCGGTGTCGGCGGCGCAATCCCTGGACCCCGAGACCGGACACCACCACCGGCGGTACATGGTGCACGGCACCAGCCACCACCTCGGGATCGATGTGCACGACTGCGCGCAGGCGCGCCGCGAACTGTATGCGGGTGGAACGCTCGAGCCGGGCATGGTCTTCACGATCGAGCCCGGACTGTACTTCCAGATCGACGACCTCACCGTGCCGGAGGAGTACCGCGGCATCGGCGTGCGCATCGAGGATGACATCTTCCTGACTCCGGACGGGCCGGTCAACCTCTCCGCGGCGATCCCCCGCACCGCCGACGACGTCGAGGCGTGGGTCGCTCGCCTCAACCCGTGA